The following nucleotide sequence is from Bacteroidales bacterium.
AATCAAAATCAAGAGCACTCCTATCCAACCAATAATCGCCAAAATCTTCAAAATTGTAAGTAATAACAGTTGATGGAATACTTTCCAATAAATTCTGTAAAGCCTCTAATTTCCAATCACGATTTGGTGAAATAAGTAATGTAGAAGAAGCATTATTTCTATCATTTCTCACTATTACATCTGTCCAAACATCTACAACTTCATCAATATTTGTTTCCTCTAACTTAATCCTTGTTGATGCATCCTTTATGGTTAACGGAATCTCTAAAACATTGGTTTGATTACCACTAAAAGCTCTATTAGTGCGTTGAAAATAAGGGAAATTAGTTAAGACATTATTTGCACTCATAGAAGAACTAAAAGCATAACCCAGATTATCCATTACATTAGCCAAATGATTATTAAAAGCTAAAGCACCTGCGCGAAAAGAACGAACATTTGCTCCAATATCGTTATTCAATAAATCGCGCGAAACTTCTAACTCTCCGTAAACAGTACCGCCCACGGTATAAGAACCGTTATAAAAAGGCTGATAAGAAAACTGTGTATTTCCAGGCTCTCCGGTAGGAAATACTGAAGTCTTGGCAAAATCGGGGAAATGACCAACAGAATGACTTCCGATAGTATGATTACGTTGAGGTAACTCCTGAATTATTTCAAAATTAGAAGCTTCATAATAAGCACTCATATAGCTATCCTTAAAATAATGAGTAGCCACAAAATAGTGAGTACTAATATCTTGAACAAATTCCCAATTAGAAAAAACATCCATAGTAGCAATAATCTTTCTACTATCTACATCGTGAGTAACCAAAAGAGTGGATGTTGATTCACCGGGGGAAGTATGTTTGTAAACCGACACTTCTTGATTTTCAGTAAATATTGCTCTTAACATTAGCATGAAAACATCGGTAGTCGGCTCAAAACCATTGGAATAAGAACGTTGAGCCTTATAATCTTTATTAAGCAAATTACGCAAAATCACATCTTTCCACTCTACTCCAAACGCATAGGCTTTTCCGTCGCCATAATTATTCCGACAAACGGCTATTTTACCATCCTCAAATGTAGCCATTGCCTGAGCATTTGCAATAGTATATCCACGAGTATAAATAGATTTATAATAGTTGGCATCTGCCAAAGGAAGAGTTCTTTCCAATGAATCATCAATCCATTTTAACTCATCAAAAGTATCATCTTCTGTCCAGTTTAATGTATAGCGATACCTATCTAATTTAGTAGTTTGAATACCAAATAAATCAAACAAATCGGTACTTTTAATAAAAGGAGCTATTAATATTCCACCCTCGGAAACCCATGTCTTCAGCTGATTAATTTCCTCACTACTCAAAGTTTCTTCTTTCAAAGCAGAAGTAATCAAAATAAAATCCATACTACAAGCTTCAGTTAATGAAGTAGTAACAGAAAATGGAATTCCTGCAACATCAGCCATTTGAAGAGTACTAGATAAATTTTCTTTATTTGTTTCCCCATTTCTATCGCAAATATCGAGTATAGCCAAACGATGAGTTTTAACTTCTACAGGTGGTTCTGAATTGTTTCCAATTCGTGTAATTAAAATATCGTTATCCTTCCAATTTTCAGATTGAAAAGTAAGAGCTTCGCCCGATAGATTAAGCAGAACAATACTTTCCAAGTTTTTCCCGTTGCTAATAACCAAACTTTGATTTTCGTCTATTGCAATATCATTTACAAATTGTATTTGAAGCTTATTTTCTGCTAAAGCATAATCAAAATCCAAATCACGACGTGCTAACCAATAATCGCCAAAGGCATCAAATTCAAATGGAATAACTGTAGATGGAATTTTGCTAACTAAGCCTTTAAGCGCATCTAATTTCCAGCCTCTATTTGGATGAATAAGCAAAATAGTTGGTGCGTTATTATCATCATTTTTGATTACAACATTGGCCCAATTTTCAACAGCATCATCAAAAGTCTCTTCAGATAATGGATGATTTTTTGATGCATCAGATATGGTTAAAGGTATCTCATAAACCTCTGTTGGCTCTCCACTATATGCACAATTAGTTCTTTGGCGATAAGGAAAATTCGTCAAGACATCATTAGCGCTATTCGTTGAATTAAAAGCATAACCCATATCCGACATCACATTAATCAGGCGCAAATTAAAAGCCAAATGACCCGCACGAAAAGAGCGAACATTTGCACCAATATCTGTATTAAGAAGATCTCGAGATACTTCTAATTCTCCTGTAACTGTACCTCCTGTTGTAGAGCCATCTTGATAAACGGGGTGGTAATTTTCTTTTGTATTTCCGGTCTCTCCTATCGGGAAAAGTGTTCTGTCGGCAAAATCAGGAAAATGACCTACAGAATGGCTACCTATTACATGTCCGTCTGCCAATAAATCTCTTAGCTTGGGTAAATCTTTTTCTTCGTAATAGTTAGACATTCGAGCATCTCTAAAATAATGAGTAGTCACAAAGTAATGTGCCTTTATCCCATTATTTGCTTCCCATTCTGAGAAATAAAACATAGAGTCTACACC
It contains:
- a CDS encoding T9SS type A sorting domain-containing protein, whose amino-acid sequence is MKRITLQTVFLFLSLFSFGQSHKLAILDLCERNNEVNKENLASAIHMAEVAGMPYVITTNPTEANTYPFVLITSPLKDETLQLDEIEQLTNYVHDGGILVAPFISSENYFDLFGINSSSLETNRYWMRWDMSSNHPELKWVNEELEQELPLADSEYYRSISTRAYTVSQASALAFFEDNSIAITVNNLGEGKAYTLGFDLRDIILKNLMNKDYNAHRTYSNGFEPTTDMFLLFLRAVYTTNQEVAIYKHTSPGNSTSALLITHDVDSQTGVDSMFYFSEWEANNGIKAHYFVTTHYFRDARMSNYYEEKDLPKLRDLLADGHVIGSHSVGHFPDFADRTLFPIGETGNTKENYHPVYQDGSTTGGTVTGELEVSRDLLNTDIGANVRSFRAGHLAFNLRLINVMSDMGYAFNSTNSANDVLTNFPYRQRTNCAYSGEPTEVYEIPLTISDASKNHPLSEETFDDAVENWANVVIKNDDNNAPTILLIHPNRGWKLDALKGLVSKIPSTVIPFEFDAFGDYWLARRDLDFDYALAENKLQIQFVNDIAIDENQSLVISNGKNLESIVLLNLSGEALTFQSENWKDNDILITRIGNNSEPPVEVKTHRLAILDICDRNGETNKENLSSTLQMADVAGIPFSVTTSLTEACSMDFILITSALKEETLSSEEINQLKTWVSEGGILIAPFIKSTDLFDLFGIQTTKLDRYRYTLNWTEDDTFDELKWIDDSLERTLPLADANYYKSIYTRGYTIANAQAMATFEDGKIAVCRNNYGDGKAYAFGVEWKDVILRNLLNKDYKAQRSYSNGFEPTTDVFMLMLRAIFTENQEVSVYKHTSPGESTSTLLVTHDVDSRKIIATMDVFSNWEFVQDISTHYFVATHYFKDSYMSAYYEASNFEIIQELPQRNHTIGSHSVGHFPDFAKTSVFPTGEPGNTQFSYQPFYNGSYTVGGTVYGELEVSRDLLNNDIGANVRSFRAGALAFNNHLANVMDNLGYAFSSSMSANNVLTNFPYFQRTNRAFSGNQTNVLEIPLTIKDASTRIKLEETNIDEVVDVWTDVIVRNDRNNASSTLLISPNRDWKLEALQNLLESIPSTVITYNFEDFGDYWLDRSALDFDYSINNGILTVEINSDELPAEDLSMVVENGSQLDQVMVNNNQGEPISFSLKDWNGNDMLITFGSQELRQQKMSKINIKDIVEESQFSLFPNPAKGFVNLLFNLEIEGDYTIRVMDINGRIMQQWSGFAEKGSSMQRIDLSVFSRGIYLIDFKSANIKETLKLSITH